The Tenuifilum thalassicum genome includes the window GAACTTGCTGGGCATTACTACTTCCGCGATTTCTACTACTCCGACTCCGGGATGCTGGCTTGCATTCTTATTTTGAACGTGGTTAGCAAGATGAAGGCTCAGGGTGTTACCCTTTCTCAGCTAATTTCCAGAATCGAAACCTATGCCAACTCTGGAGAAATAAACTTTAAGCTCGAACGCAAGCGCGAGGCTATGGATGCCGTTCGCGATTTCTTCATATCGGAGGAAAAGCCAACCGCTTCCTATGACTTTGATGGCTATCGTGTTGAGTTCCCCGATTGGTGGTTCAACATCCGCCCGTCTAATACCGAACCCTACCTTCGTTTCATTGCCGAGGCCAAATCGCGTGAAATGTTAGATGAAAAAATAGCCAGAGCTCGCGAGATTATTGCAAGGTTTAGCTAAAATCAATCACAATGATTTCACAGAATCGGTTGGAGATTGAAGGGAAGAATGAACGTTACCTTGTCGATCTGACCGATTCTTCCTCCATACTTAAAGCAAACGGCGAAATCTGTTCAACTTATCTTGGCAAATCGCTTGAATCGGGTAGGAGGGTAGTTGTTAAGCGTTACCATAGCTGGATTAAAACCACACCAGAATATTTTTGGCGTGTGGAGCGCGAGGCTGATGCCATAAATGCTTGTTCGCAAATTCAATCGGAATTGGTTTATCATGAGGGTGTTTATTACCTCATTGTGGATTATGTTGAAGGTTTCAGCTTTAAGGAACTCACTCGTTGGAGGTATCACCGAAAGCTGAGTTTCTCCGATTTAATTTCGATTTCCATTAAAGCCTTAGAGGCTTTAAGTAGAGTTCATCGGGCTGGATTTGTCCATTGCGATATTAAACCCTCAAACATTATAGTAAATTCAGATGATATTAAAAGAGTAGCCTATGCCGAGGTTAAAATAATAGACTTTGGTATGGCAAGAAAACCAGCAGAACCTCTACATATGGGCGAACGAAAGTTACCTTTTGGGCTAATCTATTCCGCACCTGAGCAAGTTCTTAATTTATGGGAGCTAGTTAGCATTCAAACAGACATCTACTCAATTGGTGTTGCTCTTTGGCAGCTTTTTACACGAGTTGAGCCATGGATGACAGATAACCCGCTAAAGACAATACATATACAGCTCACTCAAGAACTGCCAAAGAATAGAAGGATACCTCAAGGACTAGAGCAGGTGCTTAAAAAGGCAACCTCAAAAGCAAAGCTTGCAAGACCCCCACATATGTATACCAGAACACAGCTAATAGATATGCTGGAACATGCGATAGAAAATAGGTACAAAAATGTTGATCAGTTTTTAAAGGAGATAGTTGTGTTAAAAAAGTTTTAGGGTTGGTTTTGTAATTTAAAAAAATCAGTATCTTTGCAGCGCTAAACAAAGGCGGGGTGTGGCGCAGTTGGCTAGCGCACTTGCATGGGGTGCAAGTGGTCGTCCGTTCGAGTCGGATCACCCCGACCAGTTACTTAGGAGAGGAGGTAGACGAACCTTCTCTCCTTTTTTTTTCGCAGGTGGCTATCGCATCCCGATGTGGGTCGGGATGGTCGTCCGTTCGAGTCGGATCACCCCGACCATCAAAATAAAGGAGGTTTAAACGACCTCCTTTTTTCATTTCCCCCATTTGGCTAGCGCATCCCGACATGTGTCGGGATGGTCGTCTGATCGAACCGAGCGGCGCTTAAACGCCGCGAGCTCGTGAGCGGAGCGAATAATCGAGAATAAAGTGCCTGATAATGATGTAGATAGCATGTTGAATTCAATATGTTTTTAGAGTAAAGCAAAAATTATTCGTGTATTCATGGCAAAAAAAACAGAGCCACGAATTCACGAATAAAGAAACGAATAAATTTGTATATTCGTGTTAGAGCATTCGTGCATTCGTGGCGGTATATTCGTGCATTCGTGGCAAAAAAAATAAAATATGGAAAAAATTATTTACAAAGAAGAAAGCTATAAGATCATAGGCAAATGCATGGAAGTTCACAATAATTTGGGCCCTGGATTTCCTGAGATTGTTTATAAGGATGCCTTAGAGTTTGAGTTCAGGAAAGCCAATATTCCATATGAAAGGGAAAAAATGTACGAGGTGAATTATAAAGGAATTATTTTGCCACATAAATTTTTTGCCGACTTTGTTGTATTTGATAATATAATTTTAGAGGTAAAAGCTGTTTCAGGCATTTCCGATGAGTTTATAGCACAGGCATTAAACTATCTAAAAGTATCGGGCAATCAGCTTGCATTATTAGTTAACTTTGGTGAGTTGAGGTTGAATTATAAAAGAATAGTGCTATAAATAACTGCCATTCATTCAGGGAAATAAATTATTCGTGCATTCGTGGCAAAAGAATCAGAGCCACAAATTCACGAACAAAATGACATTATTTATACATTCATGGTAAGAACATTCGTTCATATGTAGCATTTGTTACATCCAATACTCTACTATTCAAGTGATTAATGCTATTGTTGCCAATATATCATTAAACACGAATGGGATTAAGCATTTTATTGGTTATGTTAGATGTGGTTTAAATGTGGTATATATTAAAAATAATCTCCCTTTCATGTTGCACCCAACGCCTGCTAGAGCCGTCTAATTATTGTTTAACATGCTTGACTTTTCACTTTTGTTTACTGTTCTTGTTCATTGGTAAAATGCGTAAAGCAGGTATAATAAAAAGTGTCATAAAACAAACAGATTGGTTATACTATATGAAGAATGTTTATTTTGTGTTGTAAAAAATAAAAAAAATGTTGCAAAGGATAAATAATGATTATAAATTTGGATTGTATAGCTAAATTATTTTTAACACTAAAAACGTAAAATTATGAAATCAAAATCTTTATTCGTATTCTGTTCTGTTCTGTTCTGTTCTGTTCTGTTCTGTTCTGTTAAATTCTTGTAAGAAAGATGTTGTGGAAAATCCTGTAATGGATTTGGAAAAGTTAAATCCCTATGATTCTTACGGGAAAAAACACAATCAGGAACTTTCTGACCTCATTGGCAACCATGAACTAAAAAAAATGAAAGGGAAACAATTTTATGGCTATGCATTAAAATTGATGAATGAAAAACACCATTTTAAAACAATTGTTAATGAAAATTATGTTTATAATTTTGTAGAGAGTTATACTGCAAATCCCATTCAATTTACTGACAGCATTCTCCAAAATTATTCCTTTTCAAAGAATTATGTACGCCAATTTTTAAGCGAAATCTCTGAAGCAGATGAAATGATCGATTATACTAGATTAATAGAGGATTTTGAATACAATGTAATAGTTAAGTCGGATATTTCGCAACAAGAGAAAGAGTTACTCCTGGTATATTTTGCCACATTTCGTAATAGCTATAATTTTTGGAATAAATATGTAAAAAAGGACAGTAAAAAATTCCCATTTCCTGCCTGGGTAGTATATGGAGCAGATGCCATTGGGTTGGTTTCAGGAATTTTTACAACTCCATTTGTGGCTTTTCCCTTAGCAGCCATTGTATCCTATGGTGCTTACAAAAAGGAGTAGAAAACAACGTACCATTTAGCTAAAAGATGGGTAAATTTTTAATGTTAAATAGCTTAAAATTTAGACTTATGAAGAAAGTATTAATAGCGGCAATATTATCTGCTATAGTATTTTCCGGTGCTAAATCTCAAAATATCACCGGAATGTACTCCAATTTGGGGAACGGCTATTTGTATAATACAAGTCAGCCCGATTTTTATAAGAACTCAATTGGAAAAGCCTTCAGTTTTGGCCTTTATAACAAGTTTGCCATTAAAAGCCTTCCAAGTCGCTTGAACTATGACCTTTCACTTTGCAATTTTCACTACCAGGACGATACTGTTAGCGCTGTTGCCCTTCAAAACATGCTTGGGTTAGATTGGTTGATTAGTCCATTCAGTAAGGGTAGTTCAGAGCAGGTGAATTTATTTATCGGGGTAGGAATTTATACTCTTTTCCAGACACGCTCCTTCGAGCCAAAATCGGGTATTGAAACCATAAACGATGGCTTTGCGGGTTATGTTGGTTTAGGGTTCAAGGTTAACTATGTTATTCCACTCAAAGAAAGCGAAAAGAGTGAATCGGCTTTCACTCTCGGTTTTGTCTATCGACCGAAAGTTCTTTTGTTGAGCAAAGAAAACGTCCCCACATTTACTACGGCATCTTTGACATTAGGATTTGAATTTGGAAGAAAGCGTTAGTGTTGAGTAGTATCGTTTTTTTTGCAGTTATCACCAATTTTTTGTATGCATATTAAGGCTGACAGGTAGGTGCTTGCCAGCCTTACTTTTTTTGGAGGTTTTCATGAAACGATGGTTTGTGCTTTAC containing:
- a CDS encoding serine/threonine protein kinase, which produces MISQNRLEIEGKNERYLVDLTDSSSILKANGEICSTYLGKSLESGRRVVVKRYHSWIKTTPEYFWRVEREADAINACSQIQSELVYHEGVYYLIVDYVEGFSFKELTRWRYHRKLSFSDLISISIKALEALSRVHRAGFVHCDIKPSNIIVNSDDIKRVAYAEVKIIDFGMARKPAEPLHMGERKLPFGLIYSAPEQVLNLWELVSIQTDIYSIGVALWQLFTRVEPWMTDNPLKTIHIQLTQELPKNRRIPQGLEQVLKKATSKAKLARPPHMYTRTQLIDMLEHAIENRYKNVDQFLKEIVVLKKF
- a CDS encoding GxxExxY protein, with amino-acid sequence MEKIIYKEESYKIIGKCMEVHNNLGPGFPEIVYKDALEFEFRKANIPYEREKMYEVNYKGIILPHKFFADFVVFDNIILEVKAVSGISDEFIAQALNYLKVSGNQLALLVNFGELRLNYKRIVL